In a genomic window of Nodularia sp. LEGE 06071:
- the lepA gene encoding translation elongation factor 4 — MTDVPADRIRNFCIIAHIDHGKSTLADRLLQATGTVDERKMKEQFLDNMDLERERGITIKLQAARMNYKAKDGQEYVLNLIDTPGHVDFSYEVSRSLVACEGALLVVDASQGVEAQTLANLYLALEHDLEIIPVLNKIDLPGAEPDRVISEIEEIIGLDCSGAILASAKEGIGINEILEAVVERITPPKDTLDAPLRALIFDSYYDTYRGVIVYFRVMDGKIKKGDRVYLMASEKEYVIDELGVLSPTEMEVEELHAGEVGYFAAAIKAVADARVGDTITLTKAKAAAPLPGYTEAKPMVFCGMFPIDADQFEDLREALGKLELNDAALKYEPETSSAMGFGFRCGFLGLLHMEIVQERLEREYNLDLIITAPSVVYRVVTIAGEELYIDNPSRLPGPNERQKIEEPYVQVEMITPETYVGSLMELSQNRRGVFKDMKYLAQGRTTLTYDLPLAEVVTDFFDQMKSRSRGYASMEYHIIGYRENPLVKLDIMINGDPVDSLAMIVHRDKAYNMGRSMAEKLKELIPRHQFKVPIQASIGSKVIASEHIPALRKDVLAKCYGGDISRKKKLLQKQAKGKKRMKSVGTVDVPQEAFMAVLRLDQS, encoded by the coding sequence ATGACTGATGTTCCCGCAGATCGCATTCGCAATTTTTGTATTATTGCTCACATTGACCACGGGAAATCTACCCTCGCTGATCGCTTATTGCAAGCCACTGGCACTGTAGATGAGCGCAAAATGAAGGAACAGTTCCTTGACAACATGGATCTTGAACGGGAGCGCGGCATTACAATTAAGCTGCAAGCTGCCCGGATGAATTATAAAGCCAAGGATGGTCAGGAGTATGTCTTAAATTTAATTGATACTCCCGGACACGTGGATTTCTCTTATGAGGTGTCTCGGAGTCTTGTGGCTTGTGAAGGAGCGCTGTTAGTGGTAGATGCTTCTCAAGGTGTAGAGGCGCAAACTTTAGCCAATTTGTATTTGGCTTTAGAACACGACCTGGAAATTATTCCGGTTTTAAACAAAATTGATTTACCTGGGGCTGAACCAGACCGGGTAATTAGCGAAATTGAAGAAATTATTGGTTTAGATTGTAGTGGTGCGATTCTGGCTTCTGCCAAAGAGGGAATTGGCATTAATGAAATTTTAGAAGCAGTTGTAGAGCGGATCACACCACCTAAAGACACCCTAGATGCACCCTTACGGGCGTTGATTTTTGATAGCTATTACGACACCTACCGAGGAGTGATTGTTTATTTCCGGGTGATGGATGGCAAAATCAAAAAAGGCGATCGCGTTTATTTGATGGCTTCCGAAAAAGAATACGTCATTGACGAGTTAGGCGTGCTTTCTCCCACAGAAATGGAAGTTGAAGAACTCCACGCTGGGGAAGTAGGCTATTTTGCCGCCGCCATTAAAGCCGTAGCCGATGCACGAGTGGGAGACACAATCACTTTAACGAAAGCGAAAGCCGCCGCCCCCTTACCGGGTTATACAGAAGCGAAACCAATGGTATTCTGTGGGATGTTTCCCATTGATGCTGACCAGTTTGAAGATTTACGGGAAGCGTTAGGAAAGCTGGAACTCAACGATGCAGCTCTCAAATACGAACCAGAAACTTCCAGCGCGATGGGCTTTGGCTTTCGTTGTGGGTTCTTGGGATTACTGCACATGGAAATTGTCCAGGAACGCTTAGAGCGAGAGTATAACCTAGATTTAATTATTACAGCGCCTTCAGTAGTTTACCGGGTAGTGACGATCGCCGGGGAAGAACTGTATATAGACAATCCCAGCCGCTTACCGGGTCCCAATGAACGGCAGAAAATTGAGGAACCCTATGTCCAAGTAGAAATGATTACGCCGGAAACCTACGTTGGTAGTTTGATGGAATTGTCGCAAAATCGGCGAGGCGTTTTCAAAGATATGAAATATCTCGCCCAAGGACGTACCACACTGACCTACGATTTACCTTTGGCGGAAGTTGTCACCGACTTTTTTGATCAGATGAAGTCGCGATCGCGCGGTTATGCCAGTATGGAATATCATATTATCGGCTACCGTGAAAATCCCTTGGTGAAGCTGGATATTATGATTAACGGCGATCCCGTTGATTCCTTGGCGATGATTGTTCACCGAGATAAAGCCTATAACATGGGACGGTCAATGGCCGAAAAACTCAAAGAACTAATTCCGCGCCATCAATTTAAAGTGCCAATTCAGGCATCAATTGGCAGTAAAGTCATTGCCAGTGAACACATCCCGGCTTTGCGGAAAGACGTACTAGCTAAGTGCTATGGTGGCGACATCAGCCGGAAAAAGAAACTTTTGCAGAAACAAGCCAAAGGTAAAAAGCGGATGAAATCTGTGGGAACAGTGGATGTACCCCAGGAAGCTTTTATGGCTGTGCTGCGTTTAGATCAAAGTTAA
- a CDS encoding glycosyltransferase family 4 protein has protein sequence MKILVLSWEFPPRIVGGISRHVAELYPELVKLGHEIHLITSEFGQASMYEIVEGIKVHRVPVSHSNDFFHWVVNLNQSMGHHGGKLILEEGPFDLIHAHDWLVGDAAIALKHNFKIPLIATIHATEYGRHNGIHTEIQSYIHHKENLLAYNAWRIIVCTEYMRREIQQALHSPGNKIDVIYNGIRPEKKQHREDFHAQEFRRQFAADHEKIVYYVGRMTYEKGVSVLLNAAPQVLKSMAGDVKFVIIGGGNTDALQHQAWALGIWHKCYFTGFLSDTYLDKFQTIADCAVFPSLYEPFGIVALESFASRVPVVVSDTGGFPEVVQHTQTGIVTGTNNPHSLAWGILEVLQHPGYRQWLIDNAYKDLAQRFNWTKLAQQTETVYQRVVEERSQIIWL, from the coding sequence ATGAAGATACTGGTGCTGAGTTGGGAGTTTCCGCCGAGGATCGTTGGCGGAATTTCCCGTCATGTGGCGGAGTTATACCCGGAACTGGTGAAACTAGGACATGAAATTCACCTAATTACCTCAGAGTTTGGTCAAGCATCGATGTATGAGATAGTTGAGGGCATAAAAGTGCATCGGGTTCCAGTGTCACATAGTAACGACTTTTTCCACTGGGTAGTCAATCTTAACCAGAGTATGGGACATCACGGAGGGAAGTTAATTCTGGAGGAAGGCCCCTTTGATTTAATTCATGCTCATGATTGGTTAGTAGGAGATGCAGCGATCGCCTTAAAGCATAACTTTAAAATTCCCCTCATTGCTACCATCCACGCTACTGAATACGGACGGCACAACGGTATTCACACAGAAATACAAAGTTATATTCATCATAAAGAGAATTTACTCGCTTATAACGCTTGGCGAATTATCGTTTGTACAGAATATATGCGGCGAGAGATACAACAAGCGTTACACAGCCCTGGTAACAAAATAGATGTTATTTATAACGGAATTCGACCAGAAAAGAAACAGCACCGCGAAGACTTTCATGCTCAAGAGTTTCGCCGCCAATTTGCCGCAGACCATGAAAAAATTGTTTATTATGTCGGTCGCATGACTTATGAGAAAGGTGTATCTGTATTACTTAATGCTGCACCTCAAGTCCTGAAATCAATGGCAGGTGATGTAAAATTTGTGATAATTGGTGGTGGAAATACTGACGCTCTCCAGCATCAAGCCTGGGCTTTGGGAATTTGGCACAAGTGTTACTTTACCGGCTTTCTCTCGGATACATATTTAGATAAATTCCAAACCATTGCTGACTGTGCCGTATTTCCCAGTCTTTACGAACCCTTTGGAATTGTGGCGTTAGAAAGTTTTGCCTCTCGTGTTCCCGTTGTAGTCTCAGACACAGGGGGATTTCCCGAAGTAGTGCAGCACACTCAAACAGGTATAGTTACAGGGACAAACAATCCTCATTCTCTCGCTTGGGGAATTTTAGAAGTTTTGCAACATCCTGGTTATCGACAATGGTTGATTGATAATGCTTACAAAGATTTAGCGCAACGCTTCAACTGGACAAAATTAGCCCAGCAAACAGAAACAGTTTATCAGCGAGTCGTGGAAGAGCGATCGCAAATTATTTGGCTTTAA
- a CDS encoding cysteine desulfurase family protein yields the protein MSIRPIYLDCHATTPVDERVLAAMIPYFTEHFGNPSSIGHVYGWEAEAAVKQSREILAAAINATPEEVVFTSGATEANNLAIKGVAEAYFSKGQHIITVATEHSAVLDPCTYLKSLGFEITVLPVQPDGIIDLTELKKAFRPETILVSVMAANNEIGVLQPLAEIGEMCRENNIIFHTDAAQAIGKIPLDVQAMKIDLMSLTAHKVYGPKGIGALYVRRRNPRVQIAPQQHGGGHERGMRSGTLYTPQIVGFGKAVEIALVEQETENQRLTELRQRLWEQLSQLSGVHLNGHPTQRLAGNLNISVEGVDGAALLLGLQPVMAVSSGSACSSTTTAPSHVLTALGHSEKLAYAAVRFGIGRFNTAEEIDTVAKQLISTVQSLQSILKI from the coding sequence GCAGCAATGATTCCCTATTTTACAGAACACTTTGGTAATCCGTCTAGTATTGGTCATGTTTACGGTTGGGAAGCAGAAGCGGCTGTGAAACAATCACGGGAAATTTTAGCCGCAGCTATTAACGCGACACCTGAAGAAGTTGTATTTACAAGTGGTGCAACTGAGGCGAATAATTTAGCTATTAAAGGTGTAGCTGAAGCTTATTTTTCCAAAGGTCAGCATATTATTACTGTGGCGACAGAACATAGTGCAGTTCTTGACCCTTGTACTTATTTAAAATCTCTGGGATTTGAGATTACTGTTCTCCCAGTTCAGCCAGATGGAATTATTGATTTAACTGAGTTAAAAAAAGCTTTTCGTCCAGAAACCATTTTGGTTTCGGTGATGGCTGCAAATAATGAAATTGGTGTATTGCAACCGTTGGCAGAAATTGGGGAAATGTGTCGGGAAAACAATATAATTTTTCATACAGATGCAGCCCAAGCTATTGGTAAAATTCCCTTAGATGTACAGGCGATGAAAATCGACTTGATGTCGCTAACTGCACATAAAGTATATGGTCCCAAGGGTATCGGGGCTTTATACGTGCGTCGGCGTAACCCCAGAGTCCAAATTGCACCCCAGCAGCATGGCGGTGGACATGAACGAGGAATGCGTTCTGGGACTTTGTACACACCCCAAATTGTTGGTTTTGGAAAAGCTGTCGAAATCGCTTTGGTAGAACAAGAAACCGAAAATCAACGCCTCACTGAACTCAGACAAAGATTATGGGAACAACTTTCGCAGTTGTCAGGGGTTCACCTGAATGGACATCCTACCCAGCGACTAGCAGGAAACTTAAATATCAGTGTTGAGGGGGTAGATGGTGCTGCGTTATTATTAGGTTTGCAGCCAGTTATGGCAGTTTCTTCTGGTTCTGCTTGTTCTTCCACAACCACAGCACCGTCTCATGTGCTGACAGCCTTGGGACACTCGGAAAAACTCGCTTATGCTGCGGTGCGTTTTGGAATTGGGCGGTTTAATACTGCTGAAGAAATAGACACGGTAGCAAAGCAGTTAATTTCTACTGTTCAAAGTTTACAGTCCATCTTAAAAATCTAA
- a CDS encoding YbhB/YbcL family Raf kinase inhibitor-like protein translates to MKLLSDSFSADSMIPLKFSCEGAGISPSLKWEDVPIETRSFALIVDDPDAPNRTFVHWVLYDLPLQTRNLPEGVPTEPMLEGSGIHGQNDADQFGYTPPCPPTGIHRYFFKLYALDAPLGLDFGASKEQLEAAMENHILAKAELIGRYKKQR, encoded by the coding sequence ATGAAACTGCTAAGTGACAGCTTTTCTGCCGATAGCATGATTCCCCTGAAATTTTCTTGTGAAGGCGCTGGTATTTCCCCCTCATTAAAGTGGGAAGATGTTCCCATTGAAACTCGCAGCTTTGCTTTGATTGTAGATGACCCAGATGCCCCAAATCGTACATTTGTGCATTGGGTTCTCTATGATTTACCTCTCCAGACTAGGAATTTACCAGAAGGAGTTCCCACAGAACCGATGCTAGAGGGAAGTGGTATCCACGGACAAAATGATGCCGACCAGTTCGGCTATACTCCTCCTTGTCCGCCGACTGGTATCCATCGTTATTTTTTTAAACTTTACGCCTTAGATGCGCCTTTAGGGCTGGATTTTGGTGCTTCCAAGGAACAATTAGAAGCAGCTATGGAAAATCATATTTTGGCTAAAGCAGAACTCATTGGACGTTACAAAAAGCAACGTTAA
- a CDS encoding cyanophycinase translates to MTKVFPNIAKWLKTIGTMWKKMGASIISRLTAFLKPDYQDKTLDLRPPLASPLAGPVHLLGGGGPDVEEAIQWMINQVRGTNSYSTKVNVVVIRTYGSDDYNRLIYNMQGVNYVETLIISNRQDANKPEILEKVKNAGVIFFAGGDQCEYIRSWKNTKLETAIKSVYTKGGGIGGTSAGAMIQSDYIYDACASSEQGIETREALEDPYRDITFTYNFFPWNHLTGTIIDTHCDRRKRMGRIMVFIARQIQDGVSKSALGIAISEETSVVVDKYGMAKVMGRGAAYFVLGDHPPEECKPQTPLTFSDYKIWRVPRGDTFNLKDLPTRGYYLRSVKRGRFDSDPY, encoded by the coding sequence ATGACAAAGGTATTCCCAAACATAGCAAAGTGGTTAAAGACTATAGGAACCATGTGGAAAAAGATGGGAGCCTCAATCATATCCCGTCTCACCGCATTCCTAAAACCCGACTACCAAGACAAAACTTTAGATTTACGACCCCCATTAGCTAGCCCCTTAGCCGGCCCTGTGCATCTTTTAGGTGGGGGCGGCCCCGATGTAGAGGAAGCTATTCAGTGGATGATTAATCAAGTTAGGGGAACTAATAGCTACTCGACCAAAGTTAATGTTGTCGTCATCCGCACTTATGGTAGTGATGATTACAATCGGTTAATCTATAATATGCAGGGCGTGAATTATGTAGAAACACTTATCATTAGTAATCGACAAGATGCCAACAAACCGGAGATTCTGGAAAAAGTCAAAAATGCTGGCGTGATTTTCTTTGCTGGCGGCGACCAATGTGAATATATCCGCAGTTGGAAAAACACCAAATTAGAAACCGCCATTAAATCAGTTTATACCAAAGGCGGTGGCATTGGCGGCACCAGTGCTGGTGCAATGATTCAAAGTGATTACATCTACGATGCTTGTGCTTCTTCCGAACAAGGTATTGAAACCAGAGAAGCCCTCGAAGATCCTTATCGAGACATTACTTTCACTTATAACTTTTTTCCCTGGAATCATTTAACGGGAACCATCATTGATACCCATTGTGACAGACGCAAAAGAATGGGTCGAATTATGGTTTTTATTGCCCGTCAAATTCAGGATGGCGTATCGAAAAGCGCTTTAGGGATAGCCATTAGCGAAGAAACATCAGTTGTTGTTGATAAATACGGTATGGCGAAAGTCATGGGAAGAGGCGCAGCATATTTTGTCTTAGGAGACCATCCACCAGAAGAATGCAAACCCCAAACTCCGCTGACATTTTCCGACTACAAAATTTGGCGCGTTCCCCGTGGTGATACCTTCAACTTAAAGGATTTACCCACCAGAGGTTATTATCTCAGAAGCGTCAAACGGGGGCGATTCGATTCAGACCCCTATTAA